In Mycobacterium stomatepiae, the following are encoded in one genomic region:
- a CDS encoding ABC transporter ATP-binding protein yields MAVDSAAPIEIRDLTKNFGAVRALDGLNLTVRQGEVHGFLGPNGAGKSTTIRILLGLVKADGGSVRLLGGDPWTDAVELHRQIAYVPGNVTLWPSLTGGETIDLLARMRGGIDDARRRELIERFDLDPTKKSRTYSKGNRQKVSLISAFSSRARLLLLDEPSSGLDPLMENIFQQCVAEARDRGVTVLLSSHILAETEALCQTVTIIRAGQTIESGSLDSMRHLSRTSIRAEMLGDPGDVTRIKGVEDVSVEGNTLRAQVDSESLGELIRVLGDAGVRSLVSQPPTLEELFLRHYDTGRSDKVSA; encoded by the coding sequence ATGGCAGTTGATAGTGCCGCGCCCATCGAAATCCGCGACCTCACCAAGAACTTCGGTGCGGTGCGGGCGCTGGACGGCCTCAACCTGACGGTGCGTCAAGGTGAAGTGCACGGCTTTCTCGGCCCCAACGGCGCCGGCAAGTCCACCACCATCCGCATCCTGTTGGGCCTGGTGAAGGCCGACGGCGGCAGTGTGCGGCTGCTGGGCGGTGACCCGTGGACCGACGCCGTCGAACTGCACCGCCAAATCGCCTATGTGCCAGGCAATGTCACACTCTGGCCGTCATTGACCGGCGGTGAGACCATCGACCTGTTGGCTCGCATGCGTGGTGGCATCGACGACGCCCGCCGCCGGGAGCTGATCGAACGCTTCGACCTCGACCCGACCAAGAAGTCGCGCACCTACTCCAAGGGCAACCGCCAAAAGGTCTCCCTGATTTCGGCGTTCTCGTCGCGGGCCAGGCTGCTGCTGTTGGACGAGCCCAGCAGCGGCCTTGACCCGTTGATGGAGAACATCTTTCAGCAATGCGTCGCCGAGGCCCGCGACCGTGGCGTGACGGTCTTGCTGTCCAGCCACATCCTGGCCGAAACGGAAGCCCTGTGCCAAACGGTGACCATCATCCGGGCCGGCCAGACCATCGAGAGCGGTTCGCTGGACTCGATGCGGCATCTCAGCCGCACCTCGATCCGGGCCGAAATGCTGGGCGATCCGGGTGATGTCACGCGAATCAAGGGCGTCGAGGACGTCAGCGTCGAGGGCAACACGCTGCGCGCGCAGGTCGACAGCGAAAGCCTCGGGGAACTCATCCGGGTGCTGGGCGACGCCGGAGTGCGCAGCCTGGTCAGCCAGCCGCCGACGCTCGAGGAGCTCTTCTTGCGCCACTACGACACCGGCCGTAGCGACAAGGTCTCGGCATAA
- the glgA gene encoding glycogen synthase: MRVAMMTREYPPDVYGGAGVHVTELVAQLRRLCTVDVHCMGAPRPGAIAHEPDARLHDANAALSTLSTDLVMADAAAEATVVHSHTWYTGMAGHLTALLYDIPHILTAHSLEPLRPWKAEQLGGGYRVSSWVERTAVLAADAVIAVSSGMREDVLRVYPTLDPSQVHVIRNGVDSDVWHPAGPVDTGSVLAEIGVDPNRPMVAFVGRITRQKGIGHLIAAAHHFGPDVQLVLCAGAPDTPEIADEVRTAVDELARARSGVFWIREMLPVGELREILSAATVFVCSSVYEPLGIVNLEAMACATAVVASDVGGIPEVVVDGVTGTLVHYDADDARGYQARLAEAVNELVADPAKAERYGRAGRRRCIEEFSWAHVAEQTLEIYRKVCS, from the coding sequence ATGCGGGTGGCGATGATGACTCGGGAGTACCCACCAGACGTCTACGGGGGAGCCGGCGTACACGTCACGGAGCTCGTCGCCCAACTGCGCCGACTGTGCACGGTCGACGTGCACTGCATGGGCGCACCGCGTCCGGGTGCGATCGCGCATGAGCCCGACGCGCGCTTGCACGACGCCAACGCCGCGTTGTCCACGCTGTCCACCGATCTGGTGATGGCCGATGCCGCGGCCGAGGCGACGGTCGTGCATTCGCACACCTGGTACACCGGCATGGCCGGGCACCTGACCGCGTTGCTCTACGACATCCCGCACATTCTGACCGCCCACTCGCTGGAACCGCTGCGGCCGTGGAAGGCAGAGCAACTCGGCGGCGGCTACCGGGTGTCGTCGTGGGTGGAGCGCACCGCGGTGCTGGCGGCCGATGCCGTGATCGCGGTGAGTTCCGGTATGCGCGAGGACGTGCTGCGGGTCTACCCCACGCTGGATCCCAGCCAGGTGCATGTAATCCGCAACGGGGTGGACAGCGACGTGTGGCACCCGGCCGGGCCGGTGGACACCGGGTCGGTGCTGGCCGAGATCGGGGTCGATCCGAACCGGCCGATGGTGGCATTCGTCGGGCGGATCACCCGGCAGAAGGGCATCGGCCACTTGATCGCCGCCGCGCACCATTTCGGCCCGGACGTGCAATTGGTGTTGTGCGCCGGCGCTCCCGATACCCCGGAGATCGCCGACGAAGTACGCACAGCGGTCGACGAGCTGGCTCGCGCCCGTAGCGGCGTGTTCTGGATCCGGGAAATGCTGCCCGTCGGGGAACTGCGCGAAATACTTTCGGCGGCGACAGTTTTCGTGTGCTCGTCGGTGTATGAGCCGTTGGGCATCGTGAACCTGGAAGCGATGGCGTGTGCAACCGCGGTGGTGGCCTCCGACGTGGGCGGAATTCCGGAGGTGGTGGTCGACGGGGTGACCGGCACGCTGGTGCATTACGACGCCGACGACGCCCGCGGATACCAGGCGAGATTGGCCGAAGCGGTGAATGAACTCGTCGCGGACCCGGCGAAAGCCGAGCGCTACGGTCGCGCCGGACGCCGGCGTTGCATCGAGGAATTCTCCTGGGCGCACGTCGCTGAGCAGACGCTAGAGATCTACCGGAAGGTGTGTTCTTAG
- the htrA gene encoding serine protease HtrA: MTSDQGFDQRQDGSDNGANRLAPRPISRPPVDPASRQAFGRPDGLQGSFVAERVRPSKYREQSEFSPHDQRRDPVLEEAFSKPIGGTETLQRHPVDATALAAEQNGFDEDESDDPWRDPGAAAALGTPAVAQTAAHAPSGYGGKLGVRDVLFGKKVSYLALAVLFVIALAIGAVGGLIGNKTAEVVEAFTTSKVTLATNNNTEEPAGRFAKVAAATANSVVTIESKSEQEGMQGSGVVIDGRGYIVTNNHVISEAANNPSQFKTTVVFNDGKEVPANLVGRDPKTDLAVLKVDNVDNLSVARLGDSDKVRVGDEVIAAGAPLGLRSTVTHGIISALHRPVPLSGEGSDTDTVIDALQTDASINHGNSGGPLIDMDSQVIGIDTAGKSLSDSASGLGFAIPVNEVKSVAQTLIKDGKIVHPTLGVSTRSVSNSIAAGAQVANVKAGSPAQKGGILENDVIVKVGSRKVADADEFVVAVRQLTIGQDAPIEVVRDGRNVTLTVKPDPDNG; this comes from the coding sequence ATGACCTCCGACCAAGGCTTTGATCAGAGGCAAGACGGCAGCGACAACGGAGCCAACCGCCTGGCGCCGCGCCCCATTTCCCGGCCGCCGGTCGACCCCGCGTCGCGTCAGGCCTTCGGTCGCCCCGACGGGCTGCAGGGATCGTTCGTCGCGGAGCGAGTGCGCCCGTCGAAGTACCGGGAGCAGAGCGAGTTCAGCCCGCACGATCAACGCCGCGACCCGGTGCTGGAGGAGGCCTTCAGCAAGCCGATCGGCGGTACCGAGACATTGCAGCGCCACCCGGTCGACGCCACCGCGCTGGCGGCCGAGCAGAACGGTTTCGACGAGGACGAGTCCGACGATCCGTGGCGGGACCCGGGTGCCGCGGCGGCGCTGGGAACCCCGGCCGTCGCGCAGACCGCCGCGCACGCGCCGTCGGGCTACGGCGGCAAGCTCGGCGTGCGCGATGTCCTGTTCGGCAAGAAGGTGTCCTACCTCGCCCTGGCCGTCCTGTTCGTGATCGCGCTGGCCATCGGCGCCGTTGGCGGGCTGATCGGTAACAAGACGGCCGAGGTCGTCGAGGCCTTCACTACCTCCAAGGTGACGTTGGCGACCAACAACAACACCGAAGAACCGGCAGGCCGCTTCGCGAAGGTGGCGGCCGCGACCGCCAACTCGGTAGTGACCATCGAGTCGAAGAGCGAACAGGAAGGCATGCAGGGGTCCGGTGTCGTCATCGACGGCCGCGGCTACATCGTCACGAACAACCACGTGATCTCCGAGGCCGCCAACAACCCCAGCCAGTTCAAGACGACGGTGGTGTTCAACGACGGCAAGGAAGTGCCGGCCAACCTGGTCGGCCGCGACCCCAAGACCGACCTGGCCGTGCTCAAGGTCGACAACGTCGACAACCTGAGCGTGGCGCGGCTCGGCGACTCAGACAAGGTGCGCGTCGGCGACGAGGTGATCGCCGCGGGCGCACCGCTCGGCCTGCGCAGCACCGTCACGCACGGTATCATCAGCGCGTTGCACCGCCCGGTCCCGCTGTCGGGCGAGGGCTCTGACACCGATACCGTCATCGACGCCCTGCAGACCGACGCGTCGATCAACCACGGTAACTCCGGTGGTCCGCTGATCGACATGGACTCCCAGGTGATCGGCATCGACACCGCAGGAAAGTCGTTGTCCGACAGCGCAAGTGGGCTAGGCTTCGCGATTCCGGTCAACGAGGTCAAGTCGGTGGCGCAGACGCTGATCAAAGACGGAAAGATCGTGCACCCGACGCTCGGCGTCAGCACCCGCTCGGTGAGCAACTCGATCGCTGCCGGTGCCCAGGTCGCCAACGTCAAGGCGGGCAGCCCCGCGCAAAAGGGCGGCATCCTGGAGAACGATGTCATCGTCAAGGTCGGTAGCCGCAAGGTCGCCGACGCCGACGAGTTCGTCGTCGCGGTGCGCCAGCTGACCATCGGGCAGGACGCCCCGATCGAGGTGGTCCGCGACGGCCGCAACGTCACCCTGACCGTCAAACCCGACCCCGACAACGGCTGA
- the sigE gene encoding RNA polymerase sigma factor SigE, producing the protein MERGGRWAGNTDWQLRVASEDELPSLGRANYSEDSINTTLLSPSTMSHAQELPDDEWVEPAEGLQGTAVFDATGDKTTMPSWDELVRQHADRVYRLAYRLSGNQQDAEDLTQETFIRVFRSVQNYQPGTFEGWLHRITTNLFLDMVRRRARIRMEALPEDYDRVPADEPNPEQIYHDAHLGPDLQAALDSLPPEFRAAVVLCDIEGLSYEEIGATLGVKLGTVRSRIHRGRQALRDYLAAHSEPETPAKSA; encoded by the coding sequence ATGGAACGTGGAGGACGTTGGGCGGGGAATACAGATTGGCAACTTCGTGTTGCCTCCGAAGACGAACTGCCGTCACTCGGCAGGGCAAATTATTCGGAGGATTCGATCAACACCACTCTCTTGAGCCCGAGCACCATGTCGCACGCCCAAGAACTCCCCGACGACGAATGGGTCGAACCGGCGGAGGGCTTGCAGGGCACGGCGGTATTCGACGCGACCGGGGACAAGACGACCATGCCGTCGTGGGATGAGCTGGTGCGTCAGCACGCCGACCGGGTGTACCGGCTGGCCTACCGGCTCTCGGGTAACCAGCAAGACGCCGAGGACCTGACCCAGGAGACATTCATCCGGGTTTTCCGGTCGGTGCAGAACTATCAGCCCGGAACCTTCGAGGGCTGGCTGCACCGCATCACGACGAACTTGTTCCTCGACATGGTGCGCCGGCGCGCGCGCATCAGGATGGAAGCGCTGCCGGAGGACTACGACCGGGTGCCGGCCGATGAGCCCAACCCCGAACAGATCTACCACGACGCGCACCTGGGTCCCGACCTGCAGGCCGCGCTGGATTCGCTGCCGCCGGAGTTTCGTGCCGCGGTGGTGCTGTGCGACATCGAAGGCTTGTCCTACGAGGAGATCGGCGCCACCCTGGGTGTCAAGCTGGGCACCGTGCGTAGCCGAATCCACCGCGGACGTCAGGCTTTGCGCGACTACCTGGCCGCGCACTCCGAGCCGGAAACCCCCGCCAAATCGGCTTAA
- the glgC gene encoding glucose-1-phosphate adenylyltransferase: protein MREAPHVLGIVLAGGEGKRLYPLTADRAKPAVPFGGAYRLIDFVLSNLVNARYLRICVLTQYKSHSLDRHISQNWRLSGLAGEYITPVPAQQRLGPRWYTGSADAIYQSLNLIYDEDPYYIVVFGADHVYRMDPEQMVRFHIDSGAGATVAGIRVPRSDASAFGCIDSDESGRIRSFVEKPLEPPGTPDDPETTFVSMGNYIFTTKVLVDAIRADADDDHSDHDMGGDIIPRLVGDGMAAVYDFNDNEVPGATDRDRAYWRDVGTLDAFYDAHMDLVSVHPVFNLYNRRWPIRGATENLAPAKFVNGGSAQESVVGAGSIISAASVRNSVLSSNVVVDDGAIVEGSVIMPGARVGRGAVVRHAILDKNVVIGPGEMVGVDLGKDRERFAISAGGVVAVGKGVWV, encoded by the coding sequence ATGAGGGAAGCACCACACGTGCTGGGCATCGTCCTGGCCGGCGGTGAGGGCAAGCGGCTGTATCCGCTAACCGCGGACCGGGCCAAGCCCGCAGTTCCCTTCGGCGGCGCCTATCGCCTGATCGACTTCGTGCTGTCCAACCTCGTCAATGCCCGCTACTTGCGGATCTGCGTTCTCACGCAATACAAGTCGCATTCACTTGACCGACACATTTCGCAGAACTGGCGATTGTCCGGTCTCGCCGGCGAATACATCACCCCGGTGCCGGCGCAGCAGCGGCTCGGCCCGCGCTGGTACACCGGCTCCGCCGACGCGATCTATCAATCCCTGAACCTCATCTACGACGAAGACCCGTACTACATAGTGGTTTTCGGCGCCGATCACGTGTACCGGATGGACCCCGAGCAGATGGTCCGCTTCCACATCGACAGCGGGGCCGGCGCGACGGTGGCCGGCATCCGGGTGCCGCGCAGCGACGCGTCCGCGTTCGGCTGCATCGACTCCGACGAGTCGGGCCGGATCCGCAGCTTCGTCGAGAAGCCGCTGGAGCCGCCGGGCACGCCCGACGATCCGGAGACGACGTTCGTCTCGATGGGCAACTACATCTTCACCACCAAGGTGCTCGTCGACGCGATTCGCGCCGACGCCGACGACGACCACTCCGATCACGACATGGGTGGCGACATCATTCCGCGGTTGGTGGGTGACGGGATGGCCGCGGTCTACGACTTCAACGACAACGAGGTGCCCGGCGCCACCGACCGCGATCGGGCCTACTGGCGTGACGTCGGGACGCTGGACGCGTTCTACGACGCGCACATGGATCTGGTGTCCGTGCACCCCGTCTTCAATCTGTACAACCGGCGCTGGCCGATTCGCGGCGCCACGGAGAACCTGGCGCCGGCGAAGTTCGTCAACGGCGGCTCCGCCCAGGAGTCGGTGGTCGGCGCCGGCAGCATCATCTCGGCGGCCTCGGTGCGCAACTCGGTGCTGTCGTCGAACGTCGTGGTCGACGACGGCGCGATCGTCGAGGGCAGTGTGATCATGCCGGGCGCCCGGGTCGGCCGCGGCGCGGTGGTGCGCCACGCGATCCTGGATAAGAACGTCGTGATCGGGCCCGGTGAGATGGTCGGGGTGGATCTGGGGAAGGACCGGGAGCGCTTCGCGATCAGCGCCGGCGGCGTGGTCGCGGTGGGCAAAGGCGTGTGGGTCTAG
- a CDS encoding methyltransferase family protein — translation MTTSIRATASSVFGLAILGLLLFGPAATLDYWQAWAFIATSMVATILPTIYIARTSPAALERRMHAGPKAETRTVQKVVMFGAFTGLIGMLVFSAYDHRMGWSSVPGWVSVLGDALIATGLGIAMLVVVQNAYAAATVTVESGQTLVSTGVYKHVRHPMYVGNFVMMIGIPPALGSYWGLLFVIPAQAVIVFRILDEEKLLTEQLPGYREYTQHVRYRLLPYVW, via the coding sequence GTGACCACCAGCATTCGGGCGACGGCGTCGTCGGTGTTCGGACTGGCCATTCTGGGCTTGCTGTTGTTCGGTCCGGCCGCGACGCTCGACTATTGGCAGGCATGGGCTTTCATCGCGACCTCGATGGTGGCGACGATCCTCCCGACCATCTACATAGCTCGCACCAGTCCGGCCGCGCTGGAGCGCCGAATGCACGCCGGACCGAAGGCGGAAACCAGAACCGTGCAGAAAGTCGTGATGTTCGGCGCGTTTACGGGGTTGATCGGAATGCTGGTGTTCAGTGCCTACGACCATCGGATGGGCTGGTCGTCGGTGCCCGGCTGGGTATCGGTACTCGGTGATGCCCTGATCGCGACCGGACTCGGTATCGCCATGCTCGTGGTCGTCCAGAATGCCTATGCGGCAGCCACCGTCACCGTGGAATCGGGCCAGACGCTGGTATCCACCGGCGTCTACAAGCATGTCCGACACCCGATGTACGTCGGCAACTTCGTGATGATGATCGGCATCCCGCCGGCGCTCGGCTCCTATTGGGGACTGCTGTTCGTGATCCCGGCCCAGGCGGTGATTGTCTTCCGCATCCTCGACGAAGAGAAGCTGCTGACCGAGCAGTTGCCCGGATACCGCGAGTACACGCAGCACGTGCGCTATCGGCTGCTGCCCTACGTCTGGTGA
- the rseA gene encoding anti-sigma E factor RseA, whose translation MADRGHVFRRAFSWLPSQFASQSDAPVGAPRQFGSTEHLSVEAIAAFVDGELRMNAHLRAAHHLSLCPQCASEVDDQSRARAALRDSHPIRIPSTLLGMLSEIPHYPPDDTPSQASDRFADRNVRDQRKRR comes from the coding sequence ATGGCCGACCGGGGACATGTGTTCCGCCGCGCGTTCTCCTGGCTCCCCTCCCAGTTCGCTTCCCAGAGCGATGCGCCGGTTGGCGCGCCGCGCCAATTCGGCTCGACCGAGCACCTGTCCGTCGAGGCGATCGCGGCGTTTGTCGACGGCGAGCTGCGGATGAACGCCCACCTGCGGGCGGCTCATCACCTGTCGCTGTGCCCGCAATGCGCGAGCGAAGTCGACGATCAGAGCCGGGCGCGTGCCGCGCTGAGAGACTCGCACCCGATCCGCATCCCCAGCACCCTGCTCGGAATGCTGTCGGAGATCCCGCACTATCCGCCCGACGACACGCCCTCGCAGGCGTCCGACCGCTTTGCTGATCGCAATGTTCGCGACCAGCGTAAGCGCCGGTAG
- a CDS encoding O-methyltransferase — protein sequence MNGTDEETPAQAAPSRAESLSAHAEGSISEDAILAAARDRSVDIGARAVTPAVGALLSLLTKLSGGKAVAEVGTGAGVSGLWLLSGMTDDGVLTTIDIEPEYLRLAKQAFSEAGIGPSRTRLISGRAQEVLTRLADESYDLVFVDADPIDQPDYVVEGVRLLRSGGVIVVHGSALGGRAGDPAARDADVVAVREAARLIAEDERLTPALVPLGDGVLAAVRD from the coding sequence ATGAACGGCACCGACGAAGAAACCCCCGCCCAGGCGGCCCCCAGTCGGGCCGAATCGCTCTCCGCGCATGCGGAGGGGTCGATATCCGAGGACGCGATTCTGGCCGCCGCCCGTGACCGTTCCGTCGACATCGGTGCCCGCGCCGTGACGCCAGCGGTCGGCGCGCTGCTGAGCCTGCTGACCAAGCTCAGCGGCGGCAAGGCGGTCGCGGAAGTGGGAACCGGCGCCGGGGTGAGCGGACTCTGGTTGCTGTCGGGCATGACCGACGACGGGGTGCTGACCACGATCGATATCGAGCCCGAGTATTTGCGGCTGGCCAAGCAGGCCTTCTCCGAAGCCGGCATCGGACCGTCGCGCACGAGGCTGATCAGCGGTCGCGCCCAAGAGGTGCTCACCCGGCTGGCCGACGAGTCCTATGATCTGGTGTTCGTCGACGCCGACCCGATCGACCAGCCCGACTACGTCGTCGAGGGCGTGCGACTGCTGCGATCCGGCGGGGTCATCGTCGTGCACGGCTCGGCGCTGGGCGGGCGAGCCGGCGATCCCGCGGCGCGAGACGCCGACGTGGTCGCGGTGCGCGAGGCGGCCCGATTGATCGCCGAGGACGAGCGACTGACGCCCGCGCTGGTCCCGCTCGGTGACGGCGTCCTGGCCGCGGTGCGCGACTAG
- a CDS encoding TetR/AcrR family transcriptional regulator, whose amino-acid sequence MRSADLTAAARIRDAAIEQFGQQGFGVGLRTIAEAAGVSAALVIHHFGSKEGLRKACEDYIAEEIYSSKSEALRSNDPATWFAQMAEIEAYAPLMAYLVRSMQTGGELANMLWRRMIDNAYDYMEEGVRAGTIKPSRDPHARAKYLGITGGGGFLLYLQMHETPTDLRAVLRDYAQEMVLPALEIYTEGLMTDRTMYDAFVAAEDQGESHGS is encoded by the coding sequence ATGCGTTCAGCCGACCTGACCGCCGCCGCCCGAATTCGCGACGCGGCGATCGAGCAATTCGGCCAGCAGGGCTTCGGTGTCGGCCTGCGCACCATCGCCGAGGCCGCGGGCGTGAGTGCGGCACTGGTCATCCATCACTTCGGCTCGAAGGAAGGCCTGCGCAAGGCGTGCGAGGACTACATCGCCGAAGAGATCTACAGCAGCAAGTCCGAGGCGCTGCGGTCTAACGACCCGGCGACCTGGTTCGCGCAGATGGCCGAGATCGAGGCGTATGCACCGCTGATGGCCTACCTGGTGCGCAGCATGCAGACCGGTGGCGAGCTGGCGAACATGTTGTGGCGCAGGATGATCGACAACGCCTACGACTACATGGAAGAGGGCGTGCGCGCGGGTACGATCAAGCCCAGCCGCGATCCCCACGCCAGGGCCAAATACCTCGGCATCACCGGCGGCGGAGGATTTCTGCTCTACCTCCAAATGCATGAAACCCCAACAGATCTGCGGGCCGTCCTGCGCGACTACGCCCAAGAGATGGTGCTGCCCGCACTCGAGATCTACACCGAAGGCCTGATGACGGACCGCACCATGTACGACGCATTCGTGGCCGCCGAAGATCAAGGAGAATCCCATGGCAGTTGA
- a CDS encoding ABC transporter permease produces MSTATLDRPGHAVPQHSSTFTGTLGMLRLYLRRDRISMPLWVLLLSLPLATVYIGSIEKVYSTQAARAGFAATIMASPAQRALYGQVYNDSLGAVGIWKAGMFHVLIAVAVILTVIRHTRADEESGRTELVDSTGVGRYASLTAAVILAFGASIATGAIGAAGLLTTTVPPGGSLAFGAALAGSGVVFTAVAAVTAQLSASARFARGAAFAVLGAAFTLRAIGDAGSGTLSWFSPLGWSLQVRPYAGDHWWVLLLHLVTATVLTAVAYRLLAGRDVGAGLIAERAGRASATSSLSNVFGLAWRLDRGALLLWTVGMCLYGLVMGSVAHGIGDEIGAGTAREIVARAGGTAVLEEAFIAVGFNMMGMVASAFAISLTLRPHQEEAGLRAETTLAGAVSRSRWLASYLVAGLLGSAVAMLAAGAAGGLLYGIAAGDVGGKLALVTGAAAAQLPAVWLAPAVTVALFGLAPRFAPIAWGVLIGFIALYLIGSLAGFGQWVLDLEPFAHVPRVGDSFTAVPLLWLLVIDAALITLGTMAFRRRDLRS; encoded by the coding sequence ATGAGCACCGCAACGCTGGACCGCCCGGGACATGCTGTCCCGCAACATAGTTCGACCTTCACCGGAACGCTGGGCATGTTGCGCCTCTACCTGCGCCGCGACCGGATCTCGATGCCGTTGTGGGTTCTGCTGCTCTCGCTCCCGCTGGCCACGGTCTACATCGGAAGTATCGAGAAGGTCTATTCCACCCAGGCCGCCCGCGCCGGATTCGCGGCGACGATCATGGCCAGCCCGGCGCAGCGCGCCCTGTACGGCCAGGTCTACAACGACAGCCTTGGCGCCGTGGGTATTTGGAAGGCCGGGATGTTCCACGTGCTGATCGCCGTCGCGGTCATTCTCACGGTGATCCGGCACACCCGCGCCGACGAGGAAAGCGGCCGGACCGAACTGGTGGACTCGACCGGGGTGGGACGGTACGCCAGCCTGACCGCGGCCGTGATCCTTGCGTTCGGGGCCTCGATCGCGACCGGCGCGATCGGCGCGGCCGGATTGCTCACCACCACGGTCCCGCCCGGCGGATCGCTGGCATTCGGTGCCGCGCTGGCCGGTTCCGGCGTCGTGTTCACGGCGGTGGCCGCGGTCACCGCGCAGCTGTCGGCGAGCGCGCGATTCGCTCGCGGTGCCGCCTTCGCGGTACTCGGAGCCGCGTTCACGCTGCGCGCCATCGGCGATGCCGGCTCCGGCACGCTGTCGTGGTTCTCGCCACTGGGCTGGTCGCTACAGGTGCGGCCCTACGCGGGCGATCACTGGTGGGTGCTGCTGCTGCATCTGGTCACCGCGACCGTGCTGACCGCCGTCGCGTATCGGCTGCTGGCCGGCCGCGACGTCGGCGCCGGACTCATCGCCGAACGGGCCGGCCGGGCCAGCGCCACATCGTCGTTGAGCAACGTCTTCGGACTGGCCTGGCGGCTAGACCGCGGCGCGCTGCTGCTGTGGACGGTGGGCATGTGCCTGTACGGCCTGGTGATGGGCAGCGTGGCGCACGGCATCGGCGACGAGATCGGCGCCGGCACGGCACGCGAGATCGTCGCGCGGGCGGGCGGCACCGCCGTGCTGGAGGAGGCCTTCATCGCGGTGGGGTTCAACATGATGGGCATGGTGGCATCCGCGTTCGCCATCTCGCTCACACTGCGACCGCACCAGGAAGAAGCCGGCCTGCGCGCCGAAACGACACTGGCCGGAGCGGTGTCTCGAAGTCGTTGGCTGGCAAGCTATTTAGTGGCCGGACTGCTCGGGTCCGCAGTGGCGATGCTGGCGGCCGGCGCGGCAGGCGGGCTACTCTACGGCATCGCGGCCGGCGACGTTGGCGGCAAGCTGGCCCTCGTGACCGGCGCCGCGGCCGCACAGCTGCCGGCCGTCTGGCTGGCGCCGGCCGTCACGGTCGCATTGTTCGGTCTCGCACCCCGTTTCGCGCCGATAGCGTGGGGCGTGCTGATCGGGTTCATCGCCTTGTACCTGATCGGTTCGCTGGCGGGCTTCGGGCAGTGGGTGCTCGACCTCGAGCCCTTCGCCCACGTTCCCCGCGTCGGCGACAGCTTCACCGCGGTACCGCTGCTGTGGCTGCTGGTCATCGATGCGGCGCTGATCACCCTGGGAACCATGGCATTTCGACGAAGGGATCTACGCTCGTGA
- the tatB gene encoding Sec-independent protein translocase protein TatB, with the protein MFANVGWGEMLVLVVVGLVILGPERLPGAIRWASTALRQARDYLSGVTSQLREDIGPEFDDLRGPLSELQKLRGMTPRAALTKHLLDGDDSFLTGNFERPVNGVAQPSAEQPAAGQNGIPASAAGQHGPAPFDTDAT; encoded by the coding sequence ATGTTCGCCAATGTCGGCTGGGGGGAGATGCTCGTCCTCGTCGTGGTCGGGCTGGTAATCCTTGGCCCCGAGCGGCTTCCGGGCGCAATCCGCTGGGCGTCGACCGCGTTGCGTCAGGCCCGCGACTACCTCAGCGGCGTCACCAGCCAGCTGCGCGAGGACATCGGGCCCGAGTTCGACGACCTGCGCGGCCCGCTGAGCGAGCTACAGAAACTGCGCGGCATGACCCCGCGCGCGGCGCTGACCAAACATCTGCTGGACGGCGACGACTCATTCCTCACCGGCAATTTCGAGCGGCCCGTCAACGGGGTGGCGCAGCCGTCGGCCGAGCAGCCGGCGGCGGGGCAGAACGGGATCCCGGCGTCCGCGGCGGGGCAGCACGGCCCGGCGCCGTTCGACACCGATGCGACCTGA